The segment ATAATTGGCTTATCACGACCCTTCACTATCTTGTTATTTAAACTCTCACACATATTATTCAACAAAGCATCACAATGTGCCCTCCCTGATAAAACATAACTGTATTAGattatatttaaaaattataCACTTATCAACATAATATTATATACTTGAGAAGTGGGATATGGACCAGTGCTTAGGTGGAATAGAATTAAGCTAGTTATATGCTTCACTGTTAAGTTTCTTTAGCTCTTCCATGGCACTGTTGAATTGTGGTATGGTGGTACATGTTGCACAAGGCCAAAGACAATCCTTGAATTCCTTGCCCCTCCATTTACGTTTCATGTTCTCATGAAGATGCCTTAGGCAATATCTATGCTCTGTTGCTGGGAAAAGTTTCTCAAGTGCAGGCAATAACCCCTAAATCATCAAAAGAGTGAACTTGTTTATTGAATTGTAAAACATATAGGTGAAAATGAATGGAGAACTTTATTTACCTTCTGTCTGTCTGATATGAAAGTGAAGTTGGAGTTTGCATACAAACCAAGATTATCTCCTAAGTTAGTTAAAAACCAGGTCCATGAATTAAAGTTCTCTGCTTCAACAACTTCATATGCCAAAGGGTATGTGCATTTGTTCCCATCCAAACCCTGAATTATCATGTCAAACATAGTAATAAGCAAACAATTAACTATCGTCAAACATTAATCAAATACTAAAATATGATTATGCACATACCACTGCTGTCAGGATCATACCATGGTATGGACCCTTTAAGAATGCACCATCAAGCCCTAGTAAATCTCTTTTCCCTGCTGCAAATCCACTTTTCAGTGGACCAACACAAATGTATACTCGTTCAAATACCCTGGTCTCAGATGCATAACTTGGTTCACTTTGCACTTGAAGTTTGACTGTGGTGTTTGGATTTCTGCTTTGGACCTCCTGTAAGTAGTCTCTTAGACACGAGTACTGAGCAGTAAAAATCTCCCCTAATTGATTCCAGGGCTTTCGTTCTCACCCTATGAACTTTCATGTCTGACAATCCAACTTGGTATTTCTTCTCAAGCATCTCACATAATGCTCTAAGTGGTATTTCTGGGTTTGACTCCATTGTGTCAATAATCTGTTCAGAGAGAAACTTGTAGTTGCACGCCCTAATTTTCCTTGTTTGAAGATATGTATGTTGCTTTTCATAGGTCTTAACAGTCCAATTAATGTCTTTTTTCCACTTACTCACTAGTAGGACCCATGGGCATTTATGAATAGAAACATCTTtcactttctttttcttttgatttggTCCCACTTTGTCATTACTGTTGCTGGTCCCACTTGTTTCTAATATCCCAAGGTTTGGTATTGTCCCTTTACAAACCACTCTAATCCTGTTTTTGTCATTCTTGACGAACTCTAACTCCCTTCTACTTTGTATGGAATGAAGATAAATTTGTTGTTTAACTTCCTTGGTTGTGCTAAAAGTCTGGTGGATGTAAAATGGATCTTTGACAGCAGCTGCTTCATTCTTATGTGCTCTTTGTAAATCTCTTATCTTCTTCCTTTTTTTACTAGcttcaccctcatctgatgaagaTGCATATACTAATTCTTCAGTGTCTATAACCTCTAATTCTTCATCACCTTTTACTGCTTCATCTCGATCATCAGGAAAACTTCCAACCCACTCCACCTCTTTGTCAATGTTGAGGTGAAAGTTCTTCATATCAACCTCTGGATCATCTAACAAATTATCTTCATCAACTATGTAATCACTATCTTGACTGTCTTCGCTATCTTCATTGTCTTCACTATCATGAATGTCTTTACTAGCTTGACTGTCTTCACCTGCTTTTGCACTATTTGGTTCATCTTGTTCCATAGGAGTCCCACCAAAAGGTTCACACCATTCAAATATATCATCCCAAACATCAACATTAGGACATGTGCTTCCCATCATTGGTTCAGTCAAAGGGCTTTCAATTCTTGGTAAATAGGCAGGGGTTGAATCAACTGTTTCACTCAATGTAACAGGGGGTTGTTCCAAGATTGTTTCAGGTAATGTACTAGGGGGTTGGTCCATATTTTCTACATTCTCAAAAACAGGGGCTTCTTCACTAGGACCATCCCCTGAATTTGACTATGTCCATAACAACCTTTTACGACAAAGGGACTCAGGAATTTCGTGTATCTTTATCTTTGCAGGGTTTGGGGACATTTGATATGTATGCAGCTTGGTTTCCCAAAACTCTGTATACACTTCTATCATCTTGTGTTCATAAACGTATGACCTAAAGTGGTTTATATCTTCGTCACAGCCCAAAGCATACAACCCAAAATCTAAATCCCAGGTTGGTTGTTTGAAATGGTAGTAAATACTCTTACCTGGTTCCACACAATCAAACAACTCCATTATCTCATCCATATCATGCACCGAGAACAAGTCATTATCAATGCCATCAATAAATTTCATCTTCCCCTTTATGTATTTGCGGCCTGGAAACTTCGTCAAAACTCCACCATAGTTCAATCGTATCGAGAACATAGATGGATTGTTAGCTGCGaacccaaaaaataaaaaaaaaaataaaaatttacctTTTAGGAACATATAATGGATGATCAACTGAAAATGTAGAAAATTTTACCATATGAGCTTTGGAGATCGTATTCCTCCCATTCTTGCCTGATCCTCCAGTTTACCATCGTAGAAAACTAGGGTTTTCTCGTGCAATGCTAAGGGTCGACGAAGGATGAAATGAGAAATGATCGGTTATCGAAGCCGCGCCATAATGGTTCATGTATACAAACcctgaaaagacgaaaatgcccctgCGTGCAAGGCACATGGGTAGCTTAAACGGAAGCCTTTAACGGTTAACGTGCATAGGGACTAACCATGCAAGATAAATAACGAGGGACTGCccgagttaaattttgaaaatagggactaaacacgcTTTCTGGCATGTGCACGAGGGACCAACGGTGTAATTTACCCTTAAATGTATCATttcatgttaaataggattcgcgtgtgtggtcaagtcctcacttgaaacttagcatcctataccatccgttcatccgaatcacccacatcaggtgagttcatacccctaaattaactttttaaatgattttaaatgctttcctgggggggggggggggggggggagaatacaagttgaactatagagttattatatcaatcacatgtgattaataactgtatagcaaatagatttttgcatgttaaactgttttatccagctaaaggtttttcaaagcttgttttataaactgaaatcaagtcataaattcttatttataagttttccagaggttttaccaaaacttctttttatactcttgtattgttaaatgcatgtctgtatatgtatagttatataagtaatgtttaaaggacttaggaaggctaactcactttaattcattttccttgtttggatgtggctttagggtatcggttatccatccgaaggtcgtttaaatattagttatatatcatgtatacatatgtagtcataaaagttctatcagccggatcatcatcctttgggtagcaaaggcaacTAGATAACTTctcaagta is part of the Lactuca sativa cultivar Salinas chromosome 7, Lsat_Salinas_v11, whole genome shotgun sequence genome and harbors:
- the LOC111896688 gene encoding uncharacterized protein LOC111896688, which produces MDQPPSTLPETILEQPPVTLSETVDSTPAYLPRIESPLTEPMMGSTCPNVDVWDDIFEWCEPFGGTPMEQDEPNSAKAGEDSQASKDIHDSEDNEDSEDSQDSDYIVDEDNLLDDPEVDMKNFHLNIDKEVEWVGSFPDDRDEAVKGDEELEVIDTEELVYASSSDEGEASKKRKKIRDLQRAHKNEAAAVKDPFYIHQTFSTTKEVKQQIYLHSIQSRRELEFVKNDKNRIRVVCKGTIPNLGILETSGTSNSNDKVGPNQKKKKVKDVSIHKCPWVLLVSKWKKDINWTVKTYEKQHTYLQTRKIRACNYKFLSEQIIDTMESNPEIPLRALCEMLEKKYQVGLSDMKVHRVRTKALESIRGDFYCSVLVSKRLLTGGPKQKSKHHSQTSSAK